The segment CTGATCTATAGTCAGCGCAGTGAGTCCTTTTCAGTCAAGAAGGGTCCTATCTTCGCTCACTTTGTTCTCGCTGATGAGATCAACCGCGCTCCAGCCAAGGTGCAGAGCGCACTCCTCGAGGCGATGCAAGAGCGACAGGTGACACTTGGCGAAGAGACTTATCCGCTCCCCTCGCCTTTCCTTGTGATGGCAACGCAAAACCCTATCGAGCAGGAGGGTACCTATCGACTGCCTGAGGCGCAGGTAGACCGTTTCCTGCTCAAGGTGGTGCTGGACTACCCCTCGCACGAGGAGGAGATGAAGATCATTGAGATGAATCTGGCTAGTCAGCTACCCACGGTAAAGCCTGTGGCGACAGCCCAGCAGATCTTAGCAGCTCGCAAAGCGGTGCAGCAGGTTTATCTCGATGAGAAGATCCTCCGCTACATCGTGGATCTGGTGATGGCGACACGACAGACGGAGGGCATCCCCGCCCTACAAGGGATGATAGCTTATGGCGCTTCGCCACGTGCGTCGATCTCGCTGGCAGCAGCTGCACGAGCCTACGCCTTCATCGCTCAGAGAGCCTATGTGATCCCAGAGGATGTGCGTGCCGTGTGCCACGACGTGCTACGTCATCGTCTCGGCATGAGCTACGAGGCTGATGCCGTTGGTATGAGTGCCGACAAGGCAATCGACGAGATCATCAACGT is part of the Porphyromonas asaccharolytica DSM 20707 genome and harbors:
- a CDS encoding AAA family ATPase, producing MTQVSDLENRQAYITQQSGFIRQLQEGMHTTIIGQEHLVESLLIGLLADGHILLEGVPGLAKTLAITTLAKLIDADYSRIQFTPDLLPADLVGTLIYSQRSESFSVKKGPIFAHFVLADEINRAPAKVQSALLEAMQERQVTLGEETYPLPSPFLVMATQNPIEQEGTYRLPEAQVDRFLLKVVLDYPSHEEEMKIIEMNLASQLPTVKPVATAQQILAARKAVQQVYLDEKILRYIVDLVMATRQTEGIPALQGMIAYGASPRASISLAAAARAYAFIAQRAYVIPEDVRAVCHDVLRHRLGMSYEADAVGMSADKAIDEIINVVPVP